In the Flavobacterium pallidum genome, one interval contains:
- a CDS encoding AtpZ/AtpI family protein translates to MTPDNTPKRKPNKWLALINIPIQMGIIVFAFAWAGKWLDGKYHNENGLWVKVLTIAGVGIAFYNINRQLKDINKSDQ, encoded by the coding sequence ATGACACCAGACAATACCCCGAAGAGAAAGCCCAATAAATGGCTGGCACTGATTAATATTCCCATACAAATGGGGATTATCGTTTTCGCTTTTGCCTGGGCCGGAAAATGGCTCGATGGCAAATACCACAACGAAAATGGACTTTGGGTTAAGGTGCTTACGATTGCCGGAGTTGGAATTGCCTTTTACAATATCAACAGGCAACTGAAAGACATTAACAAGTCGGATCAATGA
- the upp gene encoding uracil phosphoribosyltransferase, with protein sequence MQIHYISEANSVLNHFLGQIRNIHVQKDSMRFRRNIERIGEIMAYELSKDLVYKNVEITTPLGIKKTTEIANELVLCSILRAGLPLHLGFLNYFDAAENGFVSAYRHHHNNGDDFTIKVEYQAVPNIEDKTLLLIDPMLATGHSMVAVFNTLLEKGNPKEIHIAVVIAAPEGVAYLKDQLPDNCHLWVATLDEKLNGKNYIVPGLGDAGDLAYGSKL encoded by the coding sequence ATGCAAATCCACTACATATCCGAAGCCAACAGCGTCCTGAATCATTTCCTGGGCCAGATTCGAAACATACATGTGCAGAAAGACAGTATGCGTTTCCGCAGGAATATTGAGCGTATCGGGGAAATCATGGCATATGAGCTCAGTAAGGACCTGGTGTATAAAAATGTGGAGATCACAACGCCTTTAGGGATTAAGAAAACGACTGAAATCGCAAATGAACTGGTGTTGTGTTCGATCCTGCGCGCGGGTTTGCCATTGCATTTGGGATTTTTAAATTATTTTGATGCGGCGGAAAACGGATTTGTTTCAGCCTATCGTCACCACCACAATAACGGCGATGATTTTACCATCAAGGTGGAATACCAGGCCGTCCCGAATATCGAAGATAAAACGTTATTGCTCATCGATCCGATGCTTGCTACAGGACATTCGATGGTGGCGGTTTTCAATACGCTCCTGGAAAAAGGCAACCCAAAGGAAATCCATATTGCCGTCGTGATTGCCGCTCCTGAAGGCGTGGCTTACTTAAAGGACCAGTTGCCTGACAACTGTCATTTATGGGTCGCCACTCTGGATGAAAAACTCAACGGGAAAAACTACATTGTCCCAGGATTGGGCGATGCCGGCGATCTGGCTTACGGCAGTAAATTATAA
- a CDS encoding DUF3050 domain-containing protein translates to MRKEIEQIQDSITQLRQEIISHPVYAAIKDIEDLKIFMQYHVYAVWDFMSLLKALQNNLTCTSVPWFPKGDAETRYLINEIVAGEESDVDPEGVRKSHFELYLDAMQQCGADTSEIGKFISVLKDSGDLEVAFAASGTPEEARDFVNYTFEVIESDKDYLQSAVFTFGREDLIPGMFISIVNDIHQHFPNSISIFKYYLERHIEVDGDHHSHLAIQMTSNLCGTESQFWKEAEQATIESLKKRKLLWDGALSQIAERNVVGR, encoded by the coding sequence ATGAGAAAAGAGATAGAACAGATACAGGACAGTATCACGCAATTGCGACAGGAAATCATCAGCCATCCAGTGTATGCCGCTATTAAGGATATAGAAGACCTGAAAATTTTCATGCAATACCACGTGTATGCGGTTTGGGATTTTATGTCTTTACTTAAGGCATTGCAGAATAATTTAACCTGTACGAGTGTGCCTTGGTTTCCCAAAGGCGATGCTGAAACGCGTTACCTGATCAATGAGATTGTCGCAGGGGAGGAATCTGATGTTGATCCGGAAGGTGTACGGAAAAGCCATTTCGAATTGTATCTTGATGCTATGCAGCAGTGCGGAGCTGACACCTCAGAAATTGGAAAATTTATAAGTGTGCTGAAGGATTCTGGTGATTTGGAAGTAGCATTTGCGGCCTCGGGAACGCCAGAAGAAGCGCGTGATTTTGTGAATTATACTTTTGAGGTTATCGAAAGCGACAAGGATTATCTCCAATCAGCGGTTTTTACCTTCGGGCGTGAAGACCTGATTCCGGGTATGTTTATTTCAATCGTAAATGACATCCACCAACATTTTCCTAACAGCATTTCCATCTTTAAGTATTATCTCGAAAGGCATATTGAAGTTGATGGTGACCATCACAGCCACCTTGCCATCCAGATGACATCAAACCTTTGTGGTACGGAAAGTCAGTTTTGGAAAGAAGCAGAACAGGCTACAATCGAATCCCTGAAAAAACGAAAGTTGCTTTGGGATGGAGCTTTAAGTCAAATCGCTGAAAGAAATGTCGTTGGGCGGTAG
- a CDS encoding ABC transporter ATP-binding protein translates to MIQVTNLSKSYNGQRVLKIENLVINQGESFGLVGNNGAGKTTFFSLLLDLIEPSTGHITTKGIQINTNEKWKTFTASFLDESFLIGYLTPEEYFYFIGELRGQNKADVDALLAKHDEFFNGEILKSKKYIRDFSKGNQKKVGIIATLIGNPDVIVLDEPFANLDPTTQFRLKKIIKELADDPRVTILVSSHDLMHTVEVSDRIVVLNKGEVVKDIVTSEETLKELEAFFAI, encoded by the coding sequence ATGATACAAGTTACCAATCTTTCAAAATCATACAACGGGCAACGTGTCCTTAAAATAGAAAATCTTGTCATTAACCAGGGTGAAAGTTTCGGCCTGGTGGGAAACAATGGCGCCGGAAAAACGACCTTTTTCAGTTTATTGCTCGATTTGATCGAGCCTTCTACAGGCCATATCACGACAAAAGGCATCCAGATCAATACCAATGAAAAATGGAAAACGTTTACGGCATCGTTCCTTGACGAAAGTTTCCTGATCGGTTACCTGACACCGGAGGAATATTTTTATTTCATCGGGGAATTGCGCGGGCAGAACAAAGCCGATGTCGATGCATTACTGGCAAAACACGATGAATTCTTCAACGGTGAAATCCTGAAAAGCAAGAAATACATCAGGGATTTCTCAAAAGGAAACCAAAAGAAAGTAGGCATCATCGCTACACTGATCGGCAATCCCGATGTGATCGTGCTCGACGAGCCTTTTGCAAACCTGGACCCGACGACGCAATTCCGACTCAAGAAAATCATCAAGGAACTGGCCGATGACCCAAGGGTAACCATCCTGGTTTCAAGCCATGACCTGATGCACACCGTTGAGGTTTCGGACAGGATTGTGGTATTGAATAAAGGCGAAGTTGTGAAAGACATTGTTACTTCGGAAGAAACCCTGAAAGAACTTGAGGCATTCTTTGCAATATAG
- a CDS encoding glycosyltransferase family 9 protein yields MRLSAMGDVAMTVPVLRAFSQQYPEVSITVISRPFFRPFFDGIPNLSFFEFDDKQRHKDFFGLLRLFGDLKKLNIDAFADLHNVLRSKIIRTLFALSGKKTAFVDKARAAKKALIRPENKIFEPLPTMFERHAEVFRQLGFPVNLSNPKFPQKPEFTSELLSVTGKKEGKWIGIAPYAQYDSKVYPADLMQQVIDQLSENHNHKLFLFGGKDEVNKLEAFAQNRKNIIVVAGKINFKQELQLISHLDIMLSMDSGNAHIAAMLGVEVITLWGATHPYAGFLPFNQKMENALTADRNQFPKIPTSVYGNKKVEGYEDAMRTIAPSVIVSSIQSQLAV; encoded by the coding sequence ATGAGGCTCTCCGCAATGGGTGACGTCGCGATGACGGTACCTGTGCTTCGCGCGTTTTCTCAACAATATCCCGAAGTAAGTATTACGGTCATTTCGCGGCCATTCTTCAGGCCTTTTTTTGACGGCATCCCCAATCTTTCATTTTTCGAGTTTGATGACAAGCAACGGCACAAAGATTTTTTCGGATTGCTGCGGTTATTCGGGGATTTGAAAAAATTGAATATCGACGCTTTTGCCGACTTACATAACGTTTTGCGCTCTAAAATTATCCGAACCCTTTTTGCTTTAAGCGGCAAAAAAACGGCATTTGTCGATAAAGCCCGCGCCGCAAAAAAAGCATTAATCCGACCTGAAAATAAAATCTTCGAGCCGTTGCCAACGATGTTCGAACGCCATGCGGAAGTGTTCCGTCAATTGGGTTTTCCGGTAAATTTATCAAACCCGAAATTCCCCCAAAAACCGGAATTCACTTCAGAATTGCTTTCAGTAACCGGAAAAAAAGAAGGAAAATGGATCGGTATTGCGCCTTATGCACAATATGATTCAAAAGTCTACCCTGCAGATTTGATGCAACAGGTTATTGACCAACTTTCTGAAAACCACAATCACAAACTTTTTCTTTTTGGCGGAAAGGATGAAGTAAATAAACTGGAAGCGTTTGCCCAAAACAGGAAGAACATCATTGTCGTTGCCGGAAAAATCAATTTCAAACAGGAACTGCAGCTCATCAGCCACCTCGATATCATGCTTTCCATGGATTCCGGGAATGCACATATTGCAGCGATGCTCGGCGTGGAAGTCATTACACTCTGGGGCGCCACGCACCCCTATGCAGGATTTTTGCCTTTCAACCAAAAAATGGAAAACGCCCTGACCGCCGACCGCAATCAATTCCCGAAAATCCCGACATCAGTATATGGAAATAAAAAAGTGGAAGGGTATGAGGATGCCATGCGGACGATTGCGCCTTCGGTTATAGTGAGCAGTATTCAGTCGCAGTTGGCAGTTTGA
- a CDS encoding DUF5687 family protein, whose translation MIGKFLYLEWKSFIRSASFATNLALKIFMGFMAIYMISIFLLAGIGGFYAVRDEMKLDPLTLLNKMIVYYFIFDLIIRLLLQKIPVMNIRPMLILPIKRPIIVNFSIGKTMLSFFNLIHAFLFVPFTIVLLREGYDVSGVLLWHLSILCLLYCNNFLNILLNNKDNLFAIFLVVVAALGASQYYDLFDITAYTAVFFDGLYTSGWMFALPLAAVAALYIITHKYLMKNLYLDAGLAAKHAVAKTEQFDWLNQFGTIGTFMKNDIRLIKRNKRSKTTVMMSVLFLFYGLLFFSGGIETYDNPVMHMFAGIFVTGGFLFTFGQFVPSWDSSYYPLMMTQNIPYKGYLQAKWWLIVIATCVSTLLASFYLYFGWHIYMMIVVGAIFNIGFNSHLVLLGGAFTKTPIDLSSTKGAFGDKKAFNVKTMLISMPKLLLPILLYFLGSAIYSPDLGLVFVAAMGILGLVFRNKVFSMIEKIYKTEKYATLDAYKQKN comes from the coding sequence ATGATTGGAAAATTTCTTTACCTCGAATGGAAGTCGTTCATAAGGTCGGCTTCCTTCGCGACGAACCTTGCGCTGAAGATCTTCATGGGATTTATGGCGATTTACATGATTTCGATATTTCTTTTAGCGGGTATCGGAGGATTTTATGCCGTGCGCGATGAAATGAAGCTTGATCCGCTGACGCTCCTCAATAAAATGATTGTCTATTATTTTATTTTTGACTTGATTATCAGGCTGCTGCTGCAGAAAATCCCCGTGATGAACATACGTCCGATGCTGATATTGCCCATAAAAAGGCCGATAATCGTCAATTTTTCTATCGGCAAAACGATGCTGTCTTTTTTTAACCTGATCCACGCTTTCCTTTTTGTGCCGTTTACTATTGTGCTTTTAAGGGAAGGTTATGATGTAAGCGGCGTGCTGCTGTGGCATTTGTCCATCTTGTGCCTTTTATATTGCAACAACTTCCTGAACATCCTGCTGAATAACAAGGACAACCTTTTTGCGATTTTCCTTGTGGTTGTTGCGGCTTTAGGCGCTTCGCAATATTATGATTTGTTTGATATCACGGCCTATACGGCAGTATTTTTTGATGGGTTGTACACTTCAGGCTGGATGTTTGCGTTGCCATTGGCCGCCGTGGCGGCGTTATATATCATCACACACAAATACCTGATGAAAAACCTGTACCTCGATGCCGGACTTGCCGCAAAACATGCTGTGGCGAAAACGGAGCAGTTTGACTGGCTTAACCAATTCGGGACCATAGGGACATTTATGAAAAATGACATCAGGCTGATCAAGCGCAACAAACGCTCCAAGACTACGGTCATGATGAGTGTATTGTTCCTGTTTTACGGACTGTTGTTTTTCTCCGGAGGGATTGAAACGTATGACAATCCGGTGATGCACATGTTTGCCGGGATCTTTGTAACGGGTGGGTTCCTGTTCACTTTCGGGCAGTTCGTGCCGAGCTGGGACAGTTCCTATTATCCGTTAATGATGACACAGAACATCCCCTATAAAGGATACCTGCAGGCGAAATGGTGGCTGATCGTAATCGCAACCTGTGTTTCCACCTTGCTGGCCTCGTTTTACCTGTATTTCGGATGGCACATTTACATGATGATTGTGGTGGGCGCTATTTTCAACATTGGGTTCAATTCGCACCTGGTGCTGCTCGGCGGGGCATTTACAAAAACACCTATAGACCTGTCAAGCACCAAAGGTGCTTTTGGGGACAAGAAAGCGTTTAATGTAAAAACGATGCTCATTTCGATGCCGAAATTATTACTGCCGATACTGCTTTATTTCCTTGGATCCGCGATTTACAGCCCGGATTTAGGACTTGTTTTTGTGGCCGCAATGGGCATTTTGGGCCTCGTTTTCAGGAATAAGGTGTTTTCCATGATTGAAAAAATATACAAAACCGAAAAATACGCCACTTTAGACGCATACAAACAAAAAAATTAA
- a CDS encoding bactofilin family protein: MFEKSPKSYTDLLGKTNRIVEGTTITGDILSQADFRLDGELHGNFTSKGKIVIGPAGVIKGDIICKNADIEGIFDGKIQVSEILNVKSKASIHGEVICGKLSVEPGADFSASCLMKPNIKNQPPNDTRQYPEEKAQ, from the coding sequence ATGTTTGAGAAAAGCCCAAAATCATATACAGATCTTTTAGGTAAGACCAACAGGATTGTGGAAGGGACTACCATCACAGGCGATATTCTTTCGCAAGCCGATTTCAGGTTGGATGGCGAATTGCATGGGAATTTTACTTCAAAAGGAAAAATCGTAATCGGTCCGGCCGGTGTCATTAAAGGCGATATCATCTGCAAAAATGCCGATATTGAAGGGATTTTTGACGGCAAGATACAGGTCTCGGAAATCCTGAATGTAAAATCAAAAGCGAGCATACATGGTGAAGTGATTTGCGGCAAGCTTTCGGTGGAACCGGGCGCCGACTTCAGTGCGTCCTGCCTTATGAAACCCAATATCAAAAACCAGCCGCCGAATGACACCAGACAATACCCCGAAGAGAAAGCCCAATAA
- a CDS encoding ferredoxin--NADP reductase: MSSFYKLQIKEVKRETENAVSVLFNIADELKPNYKFTAGQYINLKLTLDGNEIRRAYSLCSSPDSGELRIAVKSVKNGTFSPFANKTLKAGDILEVGTPEGKFTFEPQAGKRKNYAAFAAGSGITPVMSILKSVLLSEPDSTFVLVYGNKTPAETIFHQELHDLQLQYVGRLMVHYVYSQAKVENELFGRIEKSTVNFILNNKYKNVAFDKFYLCGPEEMINTVSNVLKEHNIPEKDIKFELFSTTLTKDNIDHPLEGHTKITVLVDDEETTFEMSKKQTLLDAALKQGLDAPYSCQGGICSSCLARITSGTAEMKKNAILTDSEIADGLILTCQAHPTSAEIYVNYDDV; encoded by the coding sequence ATGTCCTCATTTTATAAATTACAGATTAAAGAAGTAAAAAGGGAAACTGAAAATGCGGTTTCCGTACTTTTCAATATCGCTGATGAATTAAAGCCAAACTATAAATTTACCGCCGGGCAATACATCAACCTGAAGCTGACGCTTGACGGAAATGAAATCCGCCGCGCCTATTCCTTATGCTCTTCACCCGACAGCGGCGAATTGCGTATCGCCGTAAAATCTGTAAAAAACGGGACTTTCTCCCCGTTTGCAAACAAGACATTAAAAGCCGGCGACATCCTTGAAGTGGGCACTCCGGAAGGAAAATTTACCTTTGAGCCACAAGCCGGGAAAAGGAAAAATTATGCAGCCTTTGCCGCAGGAAGCGGGATCACGCCGGTGATGAGCATCCTTAAATCGGTGCTGCTCAGCGAGCCTGACAGTACCTTTGTGCTGGTTTACGGAAATAAGACACCTGCCGAAACGATCTTCCATCAGGAACTGCACGACCTGCAATTACAATATGTAGGGCGCCTCATGGTGCATTATGTGTACAGCCAGGCAAAAGTGGAAAATGAATTGTTCGGCCGGATTGAAAAATCCACGGTGAATTTCATCCTGAACAACAAATATAAAAATGTCGCTTTCGATAAATTCTACCTTTGCGGCCCCGAGGAAATGATCAACACGGTTTCGAATGTCCTGAAAGAACACAACATCCCTGAAAAGGACATTAAATTCGAGCTTTTTTCCACGACACTTACCAAAGACAATATCGACCATCCGCTCGAAGGCCATACGAAAATCACCGTGCTTGTCGACGACGAGGAAACGACTTTTGAAATGTCGAAAAAGCAGACGCTGCTTGACGCGGCTTTAAAACAAGGTTTGGATGCGCCATATTCCTGCCAGGGCGGCATCTGCAGTAGCTGTCTCGCCAGAATCACTTCGGGAACGGCAGAAATGAAGAAAAACGCCATACTTACCGACAGTGAAATTGCCGACGGATTGATCCTGACATGCCAGGCACATCCTACTTCTGCAGAAATTTACGTGAATTACGACGACGTTTAG
- a CDS encoding PadR family transcriptional regulator: protein MKNSQLYKGSLTTIIMKLLQENGRMYGYEITQKVKAITTGELNITEGALYPALHKLEADGLLEVEFEKVGNRPRKYYRLTSKGTAETQNLLSELESFIRNMQTLVKPNLEF, encoded by the coding sequence ATGAAAAACTCCCAATTATATAAAGGAAGCCTCACCACCATCATCATGAAACTGCTGCAGGAAAATGGCAGGATGTATGGTTATGAGATTACCCAAAAGGTGAAAGCGATCACCACCGGCGAACTCAATATTACCGAAGGCGCGCTTTATCCGGCATTACATAAGCTCGAAGCCGATGGATTGCTTGAAGTCGAATTCGAGAAAGTAGGCAACCGCCCGCGCAAGTATTACCGGCTGACATCAAAAGGCACTGCCGAAACGCAAAACCTGCTTTCGGAACTCGAGTCTTTTATAAGGAACATGCAGACATTAGTAAAACCAAACCTTGAATTCTGA
- the porW gene encoding type IX secretion system periplasmic lipoprotein PorW/SprE: MKNNDLRYIFSLLFVVLLFACSTKKDKWVNRKWQALNTEYNVLYNGNIALDKGIEDVKLTYTDNFWEILPVERMQVSAENILPGQNRNANFARAEEKATKAIQKRSMNIDGKEKNPQMDEAHLLLGKARYYDQRYVPALEAFNYILYKYPESDKIYEAKIWRERTNMRMDNDALAVKNLKKLLIDIKLKTKLKQQVYADVNATLAQAFLNMEERDSARARLKDARELTKSKEEKARYTFILGQLYDEAGEKDSAYAAFQTIIDMKRNSPRRYIIQAHARQAAQFDFAKGDTIAFLKKYKKLMDDRENRPFLDVLNHQMALFYDKKTNRKQAVKYYNKSLRTKSQDQYLMASNYRNLAKIYFDNAKYQQAGQYYDSTLTRLMPKTREYRYIKNKRENLADVIKYEGIAQHHDSILNVVSLSPADRKSFYEDYIVRLKKSDAEKAAAEKAAQEKAERLARNASSNDDVIDPVNSKRSPGLPSAPGSGVQGKTNDKLNEKTLANKGGSDITKTTAGKNDAFYFYNPSTVAYGKLEFKKKWGSRGLKDNWRISSSKESDSDKKNDASNSKDSLSGDAKKDKIDERYTADFYLKQLPEDKKLLDSLAKERNFAYYQLGIIYKEKFKEYQLAASKLEQLLLNKPEERLVLPSMYHLFKIYEIIDKPKAEAMKNKIISQYPESRYAQILKNGTTDPNSAALSPELAYKNLYKMYDDGQFIQTLEGLEKATEQFTGEEIVPKMELLKAAVIGKLKGLAEYRKALNYVALNYPNVEEGKQAEAMIAKDIPALEQLQFDAAEPLSWKIIYKVSNVETPATKAVEDKLKKFASERTTEKLTLSQDVYTMTENFIVIHGIGTEQKANDIATILRDYKDYNIPLKAIVISNENYKIVQIKKNLEEYLKPGPRAQGPTPISQDKNKPAEKAGQSQANPPTSQKGVPPAPGSMPPSGDDAQKKQQLLEQQIREAEQKRRDLDEKTKKQEPPQPVDVNSDDPEDSPNPPAPPVKGK, from the coding sequence TTGAAGAATAACGACTTACGATATATATTTTCCCTGCTTTTTGTGGTGTTACTGTTTGCCTGTTCGACCAAAAAAGACAAATGGGTAAACCGGAAATGGCAGGCGCTCAATACTGAATACAATGTGCTTTACAACGGGAACATCGCCCTGGATAAAGGGATTGAAGATGTGAAACTCACCTATACAGACAATTTCTGGGAAATCCTGCCGGTAGAGCGCATGCAGGTCAGCGCCGAGAATATACTTCCGGGACAAAACCGCAACGCGAACTTCGCAAGGGCAGAAGAAAAAGCCACCAAAGCCATCCAGAAACGTTCCATGAATATTGACGGCAAGGAGAAAAACCCGCAGATGGACGAAGCGCACCTGCTTTTAGGGAAAGCGCGTTATTATGACCAGCGTTATGTACCGGCCCTCGAGGCATTCAATTACATACTTTACAAATATCCGGAAAGCGACAAGATTTATGAGGCCAAAATTTGGCGAGAGCGCACCAATATGCGTATGGACAATGATGCGCTGGCCGTGAAAAACCTCAAGAAACTGCTGATTGACATCAAGCTTAAAACCAAACTCAAGCAACAGGTTTATGCTGACGTGAATGCCACACTGGCACAGGCTTTCCTGAATATGGAAGAGCGTGACAGCGCAAGGGCAAGGCTGAAAGATGCACGGGAACTCACCAAATCCAAAGAAGAAAAAGCAAGGTATACTTTTATCCTCGGCCAATTGTATGATGAGGCGGGAGAAAAGGATAGCGCTTACGCAGCATTCCAGACGATCATCGACATGAAGCGCAATTCTCCGCGGCGTTATATTATCCAGGCGCATGCAAGGCAGGCAGCTCAGTTTGATTTTGCAAAAGGCGATACGATAGCGTTCCTGAAAAAGTATAAAAAACTGATGGACGACAGGGAAAACAGGCCGTTCCTCGATGTACTGAACCATCAGATGGCTTTGTTTTATGACAAGAAAACGAATAGGAAACAAGCTGTTAAATACTACAATAAATCACTGCGCACCAAATCCCAGGACCAATACCTGATGGCTTCCAATTACAGGAACCTGGCCAAGATTTATTTTGATAATGCAAAGTACCAGCAGGCAGGACAGTACTACGACAGTACCCTGACCAGGCTTATGCCGAAAACACGGGAATACCGCTACATTAAAAACAAGCGCGAAAACCTCGCCGATGTCATCAAGTATGAAGGCATTGCACAGCACCATGACAGTATCCTCAATGTGGTATCATTATCTCCAGCAGACAGAAAAAGTTTTTACGAAGATTATATCGTCAGGCTGAAAAAATCAGATGCTGAAAAAGCCGCTGCCGAAAAAGCCGCACAGGAAAAAGCGGAGCGCCTGGCCAGGAATGCCAGCAGCAATGACGATGTGATTGATCCTGTGAACAGCAAAAGATCACCGGGATTGCCATCAGCTCCGGGATCTGGCGTACAGGGAAAAACAAATGACAAACTGAATGAAAAAACGCTTGCAAATAAGGGCGGCAGCGATATTACGAAAACTACAGCCGGAAAGAACGATGCATTCTACTTTTACAACCCTTCAACAGTAGCTTACGGGAAACTGGAGTTTAAGAAAAAATGGGGCAGCCGCGGATTAAAAGACAATTGGCGCATTTCCTCATCAAAAGAGTCTGACAGCGATAAGAAAAATGATGCTTCGAACAGCAAGGACAGCCTTTCAGGAGATGCTAAAAAGGATAAAATCGATGAAAGGTATACGGCCGATTTTTATCTCAAACAACTTCCGGAAGACAAGAAACTGCTGGACAGCCTGGCGAAGGAGCGCAATTTTGCCTATTACCAGCTCGGTATAATTTATAAGGAAAAATTCAAGGAATATCAATTGGCAGCGTCAAAACTGGAGCAACTTTTGTTGAATAAGCCTGAAGAAAGGCTGGTTTTGCCATCAATGTACCATCTTTTCAAGATTTATGAAATCATTGACAAACCAAAGGCAGAAGCGATGAAAAACAAAATCATCAGCCAATACCCGGAATCAAGGTATGCGCAAATCCTGAAGAATGGCACTACAGATCCAAACAGCGCCGCACTTTCTCCTGAACTAGCGTACAAGAACCTTTATAAAATGTATGATGACGGCCAGTTTATACAAACGCTTGAAGGCCTGGAAAAAGCTACTGAACAATTCACCGGTGAAGAGATCGTACCCAAAATGGAATTGCTTAAGGCGGCTGTCATCGGGAAACTCAAAGGATTGGCTGAATATAGAAAAGCGCTTAACTATGTCGCCTTGAATTATCCGAATGTAGAAGAAGGCAAACAGGCCGAGGCGATGATTGCGAAGGATATTCCGGCATTGGAACAATTGCAGTTTGATGCAGCGGAACCACTGAGCTGGAAAATTATTTATAAGGTCAGTAATGTGGAAACGCCTGCAACCAAAGCTGTGGAAGATAAACTGAAAAAATTCGCGTCAGAGCGAACCACAGAAAAACTGACATTGTCACAGGACGTTTACACGATGACTGAAAACTTTATCGTAATCCACGGCATCGGGACGGAACAAAAAGCCAATGATATAGCCACAATCCTCAGGGATTACAAGGATTATAACATCCCATTAAAGGCGATTGTGATTTCAAATGAAAATTACAAGATTGTCCAGATCAAGAAAAACCTTGAAGAATACCTGAAACCGGGCCCAAGAGCACAAGGCCCTACCCCGATTTCTCAGGACAAGAATAAACCAGCTGAAAAAGCGGGACAATCACAGGCGAATCCTCCGACATCACAAAAAGGAGTGCCACCAGCACCAGGCAGCATGCCACCATCAGGCGATGATGCACAAAAAAAGCAACAATTGCTCGAGCAGCAAATCCGCGAAGCTGAACAAAAACGCAGGGATTTAGATGAGAAAACGAAAAAACAGGAGCCACCGCAACCTGTAGACGTGAACTCTGATGATCCGGAAGATTCACCAAACCCACCGGCTCCGCCTGTAAAAGGGAAATAA
- a CDS encoding DUF4254 domain-containing protein, translated as MFSKLAYSVFEQSIRDYHQFDSVDQPINNPYPKDKFEHLLYMKNWIDTVQWHFEDIIRDPQIDPVAALTLKRRIDASNQERTDMVEYIDSYFLQKYSGVKVKETAKINSESPAWAFDRLSILALKIYHMQEEATRGEATQEHRDKCQEKLNVLLEQRTDLSTAIDDLLKDIENGDKFMKVYKQMKMYNDDDLNPVLYQNKK; from the coding sequence ATGTTTTCAAAACTAGCCTATTCCGTTTTCGAGCAAAGTATCAGGGACTACCACCAGTTTGACAGCGTGGACCAGCCGATAAACAATCCGTACCCGAAAGATAAATTCGAACATTTGTTGTACATGAAAAACTGGATCGATACCGTGCAATGGCATTTTGAAGACATCATCCGTGATCCGCAAATTGATCCCGTTGCAGCTTTAACATTGAAAAGAAGGATTGACGCGTCAAATCAGGAGCGTACGGACATGGTAGAATACATCGACAGTTATTTTTTACAGAAATACAGCGGTGTCAAGGTAAAAGAAACCGCAAAAATCAATTCTGAAAGCCCGGCCTGGGCGTTTGACAGGTTGTCCATCCTGGCATTGAAGATCTACCACATGCAGGAAGAAGCCACCCGCGGGGAAGCCACGCAGGAACACCGCGACAAATGTCAGGAAAAACTCAATGTTTTGCTGGAGCAGCGCACAGATTTATCAACAGCCATCGATGATTTACTGAAAGATATCGAAAACGGCGACAAGTTCATGAAAGTGTACAAACAAATGAAGATGTACAACGACGACGATTTGAATCCAGTGTTGTACCAGAATAAAAAATAG